The following coding sequences are from one Dermacentor silvarum isolate Dsil-2018 chromosome 4, BIME_Dsil_1.4, whole genome shotgun sequence window:
- the LOC119449020 gene encoding uncharacterized protein LOC119449020, producing the protein MFEPTSVDASALLSHSGQGQGHVINCTSALLSPSEHKFSISDHECLGLAWPVAKFRPYLSGGSYSVITGHHALWLLSPLIDPTERFGGWTLKLQELDALYKSGAMNQDPDYLSHHPVGPFDTTVHDSDTSVLAISDLSDIQKQQ; encoded by the coding sequence ATGTTCGAACCGACATCAGTGGACGCATCGGCGCTGTTATCGCACAGCGGCCAAGGCCAGGGCCACGTCATCAACTGCACCAGTGCCCTCCTCTCCCCTTCAGAGCACAAGTTTTCAATTAGTGACCACGAATGCCTTGGTCTTGCTTGGCCCGTCGCAAAATTTCGACCGTACTTGTCTGGCGGCAGCTATTCGGTCATCACAGGCCACCACGCGCTGTGGTTGCTCTCGCCCCTCATAGATCCTACTGAACGATTTGGTGGCTGGACACTAAAGCTTCAAGAACTTGATGCCCTTTACAAGTCCGGGGCCATGAACCAGGACCCCGACTACCTATCACATCATCCCGTGGGCCCTTTCGATACTACTGTGCATGATTCTGACACCTCCGTCCTCGCCATCTCCGACTTGAGTGACATACAAAAGCAacagtag